Within the Sporocytophaga myxococcoides DSM 11118 genome, the region TAAAATCCAACGCAGGAAACGCCCTGCTTTCCTGTGATGTACCGGCACTTGTAAGTCTTATAAATTTATTACCTTCCATGCTTTGGTTTGGTCAGATCAAAAAGTATTCACTGCCCTGAAACGGGCTTCATTTCCTTCAAGAATATAATATGGATATACCATGTTACTTCTCTTATTTGTCTTTCTTATGGTATACTGTACATCAATCAACAATAAACCATCATTTGTTTTATCCTGACTGATATCAATTTCATTTAGTATAATTCTCGGCTCAAAGTAAAGAATGGCGTTTTCAATCATTCCTTTCATTTCAGTAATCAGAGAACTATCAATGGATTCGAAAATCATCTTATTCAAATCACATCCATATTCTGGCAACATTGTTCTTTCACCTGGTTTGGTGGAAAGTAGAATAAAAAGACTTTCTCTGATATCCTCTTCTTCTGAAACCAACATTACACTTCCAGAGGTTTTATCAAAAGTAGGTGGAAACTTCCATCCGACACCTAAAAATGTTTTTTTATGCTTCATATTTAACCTCCAATAATTACAGTAGGACAACCTAAAACTATAGATCCGCCATGTGCTGTTGAATCACCCATTCTTGCTGCTGGCATACCGCCAATTAAAACTGTAGCAGACCCTTTAACAATGCTATCAGGGGGCCCCACACATGTGCACATGTCACCCACTCTGGCAGCTGGCATTCCCCCAATTAATACAGTCATACACCCAGGTGGCATTACAGGACCTCCTACATGTGGTATAGGTGGAGTACCTGGCGTCATCATAGGGCAAGTATGCATATCTCCCGCTCTCGCTGCAAAAGGCATCTGATTGTTTTATATTTTAAAATCAATTAATCATAACTACACCACCTTTTATAACAGTCTGGCCAGATCCTTTAACTTCAGCCATAGCTGCTTCAGCGGCAAATTTTGTACTTCCTTTTAATTCAACAGCCATTCCTTCTCCTTTAAGATTTCCAGTAGCCTTAGCCTGAATATCTTGCTGTGCTTCGATGATAACTTTCCCTTGAGCCTTAATTGTAAAATCTTTCACACAATCAAAGGTAATTCCAGCATCATTCATCTCCATTTTATTATTGTTCTTGTCAATGGCTGTTATTGCTCCTTTATCATCATCCAATACTATACTATTGTTACCTGGAGTAATAATTGTAATGATTTTCTTTTCTTCATCGAAAGTCAATTTCATTTTGCTTCTGGTAACAAATGATTTCGTGTTATTTTTTTCTTCAGAAGTGAAGGCAGGAACATTTTTAGCACTATAAACAGAGCCTAAAATAATAGGCTGTTCCGGATCCTCATTTAAGAAACCAATAACAACTTCATCATTAATTTCAGGAATAAAAAATGTTCCAGATCCATTCGTTGCATAAAAAGTAGAAAGTCTGGCCCAAATTCCCATGTTATCCTGTTTCAATGTTGGATAACTTATTTGTATTCTGTGCTGACCTGCCGGATCAGCATCTATTTTTTTAACTATTGCAGTTTGCAGCCCTTTGATCCCAGCCGTTATTCCGCTGACAGAAGGGGCTACAATATCATTATTACTTTCAGAGTAAGATTTGAATGAAATTCCAAAGCTAGCCTGTGTAATCCACTCACCTTCTTCAAGAACATGGTTTACAGCACTTACATATACATCACCGTTGAAATGATTACTAAGGCCTTTCAATGTTAAAACAACATCCGGTTTAACCAAGGCACTTCCAATAAATTTAGCATGACCTTGCAACATGGATAGTTTCGATCTTGTCAACTTACCTGTTGCCCAGGCCTGCAGTACGTTGTTGGGTAAATTTGCAGGTGTCTGAAGCTGATATTGAGTAATTCCATGTACACTACTTAATTTATCGGGGGTAATACCCACAGCTGGTACTGTTACACTACCAGAATTTGCCTCCAAAACCTTTTGAGAAGCCACATCCCAGGCGACACTTGTGACTTTTGGAAATTGATTTCTCGCATCTATTTCAATGTCTATTTCCATTAAAGTCTGCCCGTTTACCACCTCAACAACCGGAGCGGACGAAACATCAGGTTTGCCAACTTTAATCTTGGCTCCTTCTGTAACAACAATATGTCCATTGAAGTCTGCTCTCATCAACATATAGTCCCAATCAGAGCAAAAATATTGTACAAGTTCCGGATGTGTTGCTTCTGTTGAAGTCACAGTTGCCTGAAGACCGCTTTTACCTATTAAATCTGAAATAACCTGACTATCTGTTTTGTCAAGATATATAGCATTATTTCTGGCAAGAGCCATTTTATAAGCCTCCTCTTTACAATCAATAATTAACTTACGACTGTCCTGAGATAGACTCAATCCCTGTTTTACAATAATACCTTCAAAAATTATTTCATTTTTGGCATGATAGCCTGCCTTTATTGTTATTTTTTTACCCGGATCAAATATCCCTGAATTAGAAGAGGGAAAATCTTCAGCTAAGCCGGTAAACCCTCCATCAACAATAGTTACAGTTGCTGTTCCAATTCTATTTACGGCCCTTGAAACATTAATTGAAACAATCTGATGTTCACCAGGAATAAGAGCACCATCAGTGAGAATGTCGTAGGTTACTAAACTGGTATCATTTGCGATCAGGGATGTACTCATACTATTGGAGGAAAAATAATCTCTGTACCAGGTTCCAGATTACGAAAATCTACCAGGTTGTTAAACTTAGCTACTTTTAAGTAGAGAGAACAATCATTATAAATTTCATTACACATTAAAGGTAATGTATCTCCAAATTTCACTGTTCTTAAATGTGTTAAATCAGGAGACTGAAGATCATGCTCCTTTGCTTGTTTGGAAGCTTCTTTTGAGCTTTCAAATGAAGCTTCTAATGTACTTCTTAAAGGGTCACCATTTGACTTGAACATATTGTGGGTAACTGTAAGATTTCGCAATCTTCCCTGGAATGTATTTACCCCCCAAATTATCTTTACAAATGGTATATCGTGTGTTGAGCCAATAAAATCATATGTTGCTTTTTTAAAGGCTTTAATTTCTTCCATTATATCAACGGTTTTACTCCCGTTAGTTCCGGCTTGTCCTGTTACTCCTGTTGCATCAAGAGTAAGAGTAATATTCAATTTTTTAGAAGGAGCTTTTTTCAGCTTCTGCGGACTATCAGTAGAACCTGGAGGCGCATCTTCTACAAACTCGACAGCATATTCCTGTTTGAAAGTAGTTGGATTAAACTGCACCTTAAATCTGGCATGCTCATCTTCAAAGGTCGACTTTTTATAGCCGATTATTTCCATCTTAGTCAATCCACTTTGATTTGCAGCCATACTATCTGTCTATCTTTGATTGTAATTTTTGCATAACTTTCTCCACACATTCCTTCACTATTTTGTTTTTAACAGAAGAAGGCATATCCAACTGCACAGCTTTCTTCTCCCCATTTGAAGAAGAAACTGTCATTTTAATAATTAATTCTTTAATTTCTATTGCCATAATTTAAACCTTTACCTGCTCAAATCGCTTATAGGTTAGTTCCAGGCTTTCAATAACAATATCATTATTCTGGGCATTAAAATTTGATACACTCCACTTAGTGGGATAAGCATCTATAAACTTCCAAGACATGAGCGGCTCATTTTCTTCATCTAACAAGCTTACTACAACATCCTTGGTAACTATTGGCTGGTCAAAGCCATTAATCAATGTTGTTTTACACCATTCACCTAAAGCTGAAAGAGAGGACACTAAGCCTCTCTTTAGCTGTAAAGGTGAATATTTCATTGTTTTAGGAAGCTTATAAGTAAATGAATTCACTCCCCCTTCATAAAAATCCTCCGTCGGTATCTCAGCAGATATGCCAGATACTTCCTGAAAATTTGAATCTAAACCAGAGCTGTCATTTGTATTAACTATTCTAACCCTGAAGTGAAACCCAACAGGTGGATAGTACTTTGACGTCCCACCAGCAGACGGTTTTTTCTTGGAAGTTGAAGTTCCAGTTGCCATTATATGCTTCCGTAAAAATTATTTTAATTAAGCAAGAGTTTGCACTATACCTTCATGAGCAAGCTCAAGAGTTTCTATTGCTACCTCGTTTGCATCTGATTTAAGATCAGGAGCAGAGAACTTAATTGGGAATGCGTTGTTGATTGTCCAAGTAAAAAGGGGATTACCTTCTTCATCAAGCAAGTTAATGATTACAGTTTCTCTTCTTTCTTTATTTACCTGAACATCATTCCACCAGTGCCAGAATGTTTCGTCACCTTGGAACATACCTTTCTTCAAAGTGATGTTTCCGTTCTTTTTAAGTCCTGGTATTTTCTGAGTTAAAAATGTTGAATCATTTCCTGCGCGGTACTCAATAAATTGAGTTTCCATGCTTAATCCAGAAACCTCCTGGAATCCAACTTGAGTTCCTCCTATTTCTACTGAAAAGTGGAACTTAGGAATGGGCCATTGTGTATCTGCCATATTTATATTTTTTTATAATTAAAGACAATTATCAGTTTAGTAATAAAAATTTAAATTAGTCAATTAAGACTCCTGCATTTTTTGCTGGAATGTGATCACGATAAACTCTGCAGGTCTTGAGATAGCTACTTTCACAGAAATTCTCATAACACCATCAAGTACATCATTTGGAGTCATTGTTGCGCCAAGGCCAATCTCAACCTGATAAGCTTGCTCAGGAGATGCTCCTACTAAACCACCTAGTTTCCAAAGATCGTTCAGGAAAGAAGAGATCATACTTTTAACCAATACCCAAGTATTAGAAGTATTTGGTTCATATACATAAGCTTTAGCTGCATATTTTATAGACTGCTCTATAAATATCAACGTTCTTCTTACGTTTATATATCTCCAATCCTGGCTATTCCCGTCTAGGGTTCTAGCACCCCAAACTATTGTGCCCTGACCAATAAATGATCTGATAGCATTAACTGATTTACCTGTTACAGTAAGGTTAAGATCTTCCTGATCATCATGAGTAAGTTTTACAACAGGAGAAATAACAGAAGCAATGCTAGTGTTTGCTGGAGCTTTCCATACACCTCTGGAATTGTCAATAGCAGTATAAATACCAGCCATTGCAGGGCTTGGAGGAAGTACATTCAAAAGATTTCTAACTTTTGTTAAAACTGATTTGAATACAGGGCTAACTACTTTTAAAGTCTGGTTAACACTTTCTGAATCTGCATCAGGGTTAGAAATTTTTTTGATCTCAGTTTTTATTTCGTCTGATTTCTTTTTATCATCAGTAGAACGATCAACCTCTTTAGTAAGTAGGCTTTCCAGAACATCAAGATTTGAAATGTTTTTATAGCTTACTTCTTCATTCTGTACAATTGATGTATTCAAGAATGGGTAATAAGCAGATCCGTAAGCAAGGAAGTTGCTACCAACACCTTCTCTGAATCTTGTAATTACGTCATTTCTGTCATAAGTTCTTGCCACTGTACCTTTGAATACATCAAGGATGGCAAATCTGTTCTTCATTTTGTAACCACAATGAGAAATCATGGCTTGTTGAAGTGCAAAACAGTCACCTTCTTCCAGTTCTATAGCCTCAGGAACTACTACCATAGTTGGCTCTTCTTCACTGATCAAAGCTATAAGGCCATCTTCTAGTGCCTTTTTAGAAACTGAATTTAGCTTTGGACCTGAGCTCGAGCTGTAGTAGTCATCATCTGACTGACTTGAATCTGCTTTGTAATAAGTACCAACAGAAACGATGTAGCAAGTTCCACCTCCGTTTGCAAAGAACAATCTCAACGAATCATAGAAAAGAAATCTTGATTCGCTGTCTTGAACAAGCTTGTAAGATGCACCGTCTACTTGGAAATCAAATGATGATCCCTGACTTTGCTGAATACTAAATGTGGTTTTTACTCCTGCACCAAAAATGCTGTGGTATTCCGCAAGAGATGTGATTCTTACCGGCTGGTTGATTAAAGACTCTCCTTCTCTTATTGCTTTTTCGGTATATCCGATGAATGCCGGAATGGCAGTAGGAATACCAGCAACAGAATTAGGAAAGGCATTTTTCTCTTCAATATAAACGCCGGGGGTTGCTAAAGTTTGCGCCATAGTTATTAATTGTAAAAATTATATGTGAATAATTATTTCCGAAAAAATTTTGGATTTTTCATCCCGTGACTCAGGTTTAACAATTTCAAATGAAGCAAACGGTAATTTATCCATTATTACCTTCCCTCCTGCACTTCCACTCTTCACGTTCTTCAATTGAAACCTGTAATCATACATTTGCTTCAATGGCAAAGGTTGATCGGAGACAAACATTATCGCTTCAGCTCCGTTATTCAACTTTATCTCTTGAGGACCTGAAAATTTTAAATCACCAGAACCGCTATCGATAATTGTATTCTTTAATCCAGTATTGTACTTACTTATCAGTAAATATTTCCAATAGGTCGACCTGGAGTTAAATACTACTTTATAACTATAAAATGGAATATCAAAACTCTTTATCCCACTTATAAGTTCTTCTTTAATTATTCCACTTAAAGAAATATCAATAATTCCAACAGGTTTTACAATTGGAGCATTTGTATACAAGACAAATGAATCTTTTAAAGCTCCATTTTCATAAAGGAAATATAGACCTAATGGCAATTGCGCATTACTAATAGATATACTCCCACCTGGAGCGACTTCTTTAACTAAGACAACCTGATTAAAATCATTTTTAAATTCAAATTTACTTCCTTTATCTCCAGCCAGCAGTACAATTTCCTTTTTTAAAGTATATCTTTCTTTGTCTCCTGCATATTGTCCCTGATGCAATAAAAGGGTTTCATTATCTTTGGTTACCCGATTGTTGGAAAAATAAAAAATTTTCAAATTATTTTCTAATGAAACATCAGTAAAGTTAGAAAAATATTGATTCTTAGTATATAATAAGTAGGTTAATTTTAATTCTTTTCTCTCAATCAGATTTAACAGACCTTCTACCTTTTCAGGAGGATAAAGAAAAAAACATTCACCTGCATCTTCTTTTGTAATGAGATCAAGCTTACGAAGCAGCCCAGTACTTTCAGATGCTAAAACAATCTTCAGATCTTCACCTGGCTTATCAGCATAAAAATTATGCCCAACTGCTAATTTAAAAAGTGTTTTATAATTAAAACTTATATCGAGCATTGTTCAGCCTTTTATTTTTTTATACTATACTGCTAAAACCTGAAACCCTTGTATAATCATCTTCAAAATTGCCTTCCTGAATAGTCACCATGCGGACTTTATATAGAATAGAAGGTAGATATTTTCCGCCCAATGTTCCCCATAAATGACTTTGATTTTGCAAATCCTGATTCACTATTTCAAAAGTCAGCTTTTCAATATTCCTATTTAAATCAGGTGTATTGCTATGGGTGAATACGCAATTGGATTGAAAAAAACTTAAAGTAGCTGATAAAAATTTTAAAGCTTCCGGATAGTTTTTATCTGTAAAGTAGGCAGAACACATGACATAAATATTCAGGTTAATTGGCCGGGCCATGTTAACACTAGAATTTAATCTGCTGGATACTGTTTCTTCCTGAATATTGACTAAAGTGATTACCACTTTATCTGATTCAGTTATAGCAAGACTGCCGTCCTGATTTACTATATTAGAT harbors:
- a CDS encoding GPW/gp25 family protein; the protein is MKHKKTFLGVGWKFPPTFDKTSGSVMLVSEEEDIRESLFILLSTKPGERTMLPEYGCDLNKMIFESIDSSLITEMKGMIENAILYFEPRIILNEIDISQDKTNDGLLLIDVQYTIRKTNKRSNMVYPYYILEGNEARFRAVNTF
- a CDS encoding phage tail sheath family protein; translated protein: MAQTLATPGVYIEEKNAFPNSVAGIPTAIPAFIGYTEKAIREGESLINQPVRITSLAEYHSIFGAGVKTTFSIQQSQGSSFDFQVDGASYKLVQDSESRFLFYDSLRLFFANGGGTCYIVSVGTYYKADSSQSDDDYYSSSSGPKLNSVSKKALEDGLIALISEEEPTMVVVPEAIELEEGDCFALQQAMISHCGYKMKNRFAILDVFKGTVARTYDRNDVITRFREGVGSNFLAYGSAYYPFLNTSIVQNEEVSYKNISNLDVLESLLTKEVDRSTDDKKKSDEIKTEIKKISNPDADSESVNQTLKVVSPVFKSVLTKVRNLLNVLPPSPAMAGIYTAIDNSRGVWKAPANTSIASVISPVVKLTHDDQEDLNLTVTGKSVNAIRSFIGQGTIVWGARTLDGNSQDWRYINVRRTLIFIEQSIKYAAKAYVYEPNTSNTWVLVKSMISSFLNDLWKLGGLVGASPEQAYQVEIGLGATMTPNDVLDGVMRISVKVAISRPAEFIVITFQQKMQES
- a CDS encoding PAAR domain-containing protein; the encoded protein is MPFAARAGDMHTCPMMTPGTPPIPHVGGPVMPPGCMTVLIGGMPAARVGDMCTCVGPPDSIVKGSATVLIGGMPAARMGDSTAHGGSIVLGCPTVIIGG
- a CDS encoding DUF4255 domain-containing protein, with product MIYSVLNIIGERLNFYLKNRFALGEDKVILSNIVNQDGSLAITESDKVVITLVNIQEETVSSRLNSSVNMARPINLNIYVMCSAYFTDKNYPEALKFLSATLSFFQSNCVFTHSNTPDLNRNIEKLTFEIVNQDLQNQSHLWGTLGGKYLPSILYKVRMVTIQEGNFEDDYTRVSGFSSIV
- a CDS encoding CIS tube protein, translating into MAANQSGLTKMEIIGYKKSTFEDEHARFKVQFNPTTFKQEYAVEFVEDAPPGSTDSPQKLKKAPSKKLNITLTLDATGVTGQAGTNGSKTVDIMEEIKAFKKATYDFIGSTHDIPFVKIIWGVNTFQGRLRNLTVTHNMFKSNGDPLRSTLEASFESSKEASKQAKEHDLQSPDLTHLRTVKFGDTLPLMCNEIYNDCSLYLKVAKFNNLVDFRNLEPGTEIIFPPIV
- a CDS encoding phage tail protein, with the protein product MATGTSTSKKKPSAGGTSKYYPPVGFHFRVRIVNTNDSSGLDSNFQEVSGISAEIPTEDFYEGGVNSFTYKLPKTMKYSPLQLKRGLVSSLSALGEWCKTTLINGFDQPIVTKDVVVSLLDEENEPLMSWKFIDAYPTKWSVSNFNAQNNDIVIESLELTYKRFEQVKV
- a CDS encoding phage tail protein, whose product is MADTQWPIPKFHFSVEIGGTQVGFQEVSGLSMETQFIEYRAGNDSTFLTQKIPGLKKNGNITLKKGMFQGDETFWHWWNDVQVNKERRETVIINLLDEEGNPLFTWTINNAFPIKFSAPDLKSDANEVAIETLELAHEGIVQTLA
- a CDS encoding DUF5908 family protein, whose protein sequence is MAIEIKELIIKMTVSSSNGEKKAVQLDMPSSVKNKIVKECVEKVMQKLQSKIDR
- the vgrG gene encoding type VI secretion system tip protein VgrG, with amino-acid sequence MSTSLIANDTSLVTYDILTDGALIPGEHQIVSINVSRAVNRIGTATVTIVDGGFTGLAEDFPSSNSGIFDPGKKITIKAGYHAKNEIIFEGIIVKQGLSLSQDSRKLIIDCKEEAYKMALARNNAIYLDKTDSQVISDLIGKSGLQATVTSTEATHPELVQYFCSDWDYMLMRADFNGHIVVTEGAKIKVGKPDVSSAPVVEVVNGQTLMEIDIEIDARNQFPKVTSVAWDVASQKVLEANSGSVTVPAVGITPDKLSSVHGITQYQLQTPANLPNNVLQAWATGKLTRSKLSMLQGHAKFIGSALVKPDVVLTLKGLSNHFNGDVYVSAVNHVLEEGEWITQASFGISFKSYSESNNDIVAPSVSGITAGIKGLQTAIVKKIDADPAGQHRIQISYPTLKQDNMGIWARLSTFYATNGSGTFFIPEINDEVVIGFLNEDPEQPIILGSVYSAKNVPAFTSEEKNNTKSFVTRSKMKLTFDEEKKIITIITPGNNSIVLDDDKGAITAIDKNNNKMEMNDAGITFDCVKDFTIKAQGKVIIEAQQDIQAKATGNLKGEGMAVELKGSTKFAAEAAMAEVKGSGQTVIKGGVVMIN